A window of the Rhodoluna limnophila genome harbors these coding sequences:
- a CDS encoding glucose-6-phosphate dehydrogenase assembly protein OpcA, with product MIVDLPNTTISKVSKQIIQIREQGGVVALGRVLTLVIETDFEGIEPAIKAANDASREHPCRIIVLADDNSNSAQNAKLDAQIRVGGDAGASEVIVLRAFGEAASDPESLVTGLLLPDAPVVAWWPDEAPAKAADSAIGRIATRRITDAASQKDPHAFLTQLANTYTPGDSDFAWTRLTPWREQLATILDQPPYDKVLGVEVTGPVDSPSVDLLAAWLGIQLGVEVNLIRTPADDQKHGLVGVKLKRASGDIEIVRNEPGVATLIQPSQPTREISLPRRSLRDCLMEDLRRLDPDEIFGKIVTRSFKETTPRPTVTAERKATN from the coding sequence GTGATCGTTGATCTACCAAACACAACCATTAGCAAGGTCTCAAAGCAGATCATCCAGATTCGCGAGCAGGGTGGCGTAGTTGCACTCGGTCGCGTTTTGACGTTGGTTATTGAAACCGATTTTGAGGGCATTGAGCCTGCCATCAAGGCCGCTAACGATGCCTCACGCGAGCACCCGTGCCGCATCATCGTTTTGGCCGATGACAACTCAAACAGCGCTCAGAACGCCAAGTTGGATGCCCAAATTCGTGTTGGCGGAGATGCTGGCGCCTCTGAGGTAATTGTCCTGCGTGCCTTCGGTGAGGCTGCCAGCGACCCTGAGAGCCTTGTCACCGGCCTATTGCTGCCAGATGCTCCAGTCGTGGCCTGGTGGCCTGACGAAGCCCCTGCGAAGGCCGCTGACTCTGCGATTGGTCGAATTGCTACCCGCCGAATCACTGATGCTGCGAGCCAAAAAGACCCACACGCGTTTTTGACCCAACTTGCCAACACCTACACCCCTGGTGACAGCGACTTTGCCTGGACCAGACTTACCCCATGGCGTGAGCAGCTGGCCACCATCTTGGACCAGCCGCCATACGACAAGGTGCTTGGTGTTGAGGTAACCGGCCCGGTGGACTCCCCTAGCGTCGACCTTTTGGCTGCTTGGCTTGGCATTCAGCTCGGAGTTGAAGTAAACCTAATTCGCACACCGGCTGATGACCAAAAGCACGGACTCGTTGGCGTGAAGCTAAAGCGAGCATCAGGTGACATCGAGATCGTTCGCAATGAGCCGGGTGTTGCCACGCTGATTCAGCCATCACAGCCGACTCGCGAGATTTCACTGCCACGTCGGAGCTTGCGTGACTGCTTGATGGAAGATCTTCGCCGACTTGACCCAGATGAAATCTTCGGCAAGATTGTGACTCGAAGCTTCAAAGAGACAACGCCGCGCCCAACCGTCACGGCTGAGCGCAAGGCCACTAACTAA
- the pgl gene encoding 6-phosphogluconolactonase gives MSSRPFVQRFKDADSVARNAAGDLITKLVQLLESQPEAHVMLTGGTVGIATLAALGEHEAKTSVDFTRVHFWWGDERFVAADSGDRNSLQARKALLSKISVDESKVHEFPASDAGLSLDEAAQLFAQHVDSVAPKFDVVFLGIGPDGHIASLFPGKPTPAAGVQIIAEHDSPKPPPMRLSFTYDALNAADEIWFVVAGADKQDAVAVAFGEEPETLPVGRVHGSVATRWYLDNTAGTKVFGC, from the coding sequence ATGAGCTCTCGCCCATTTGTTCAGCGTTTCAAAGACGCTGATTCGGTTGCCCGAAACGCAGCTGGAGACCTAATCACCAAACTGGTTCAATTGCTTGAGTCTCAGCCCGAAGCTCACGTCATGCTGACCGGCGGAACCGTTGGAATCGCAACCCTGGCGGCGCTGGGTGAGCACGAAGCTAAGACTTCGGTGGACTTCACTCGTGTCCACTTTTGGTGGGGTGACGAACGCTTTGTTGCCGCGGACAGCGGTGATCGCAACAGCCTGCAGGCCCGCAAGGCGCTCTTGAGCAAAATTAGCGTCGATGAGTCTAAAGTCCACGAGTTTCCTGCCAGTGATGCAGGGCTTTCACTGGATGAAGCCGCACAGCTTTTTGCCCAGCACGTTGATTCGGTTGCACCAAAGTTTGATGTGGTTTTCTTGGGAATTGGCCCAGACGGACACATCGCGAGCCTGTTCCCCGGCAAGCCAACTCCGGCCGCTGGAGTACAAATTATTGCCGAACACGATTCTCCGAAGCCTCCGCCGATGCGCCTGAGCTTTACCTACGACGCACTCAATGCAGCAGATGAAATCTGGTTTGTGGTTGCCGGTGCCGATAAGCAGGATGCCGTGGCTGTTGCATTCGGCGAGGAACCGGAGACTCTGCCGGTTGGTCGCGTTCACGGCTCGGTAGCAACGCGTTGGTACCTTGACAACACCGCAGGAACCAAAGTCTTTGGTTGCTAA
- a CDS encoding RNA polymerase-binding protein RbpA, producing MSNGGSSIRGSRVGAGPMGEVDRGHAVGRITVSFYCSNGHEYNANYISAIALEDIPQEIDCPKCGLPAGHDKANPPVVAKHEPYKTHLAYVKERRTEEEAAELLDSAVSAVRERRQRLAEEELNK from the coding sequence ATGTCTAACGGGGGTTCTTCAATTCGGGGATCACGCGTTGGTGCGGGGCCAATGGGTGAAGTAGATCGCGGTCACGCGGTTGGGCGAATCACAGTAAGTTTTTACTGTTCAAATGGTCACGAGTACAACGCAAACTACATTTCAGCCATCGCGCTTGAAGACATTCCACAGGAAATCGACTGCCCAAAGTGCGGTCTTCCAGCTGGGCACGACAAAGCAAACCCACCGGTGGTAGCCAAACACGAGCCGTACAAAACGCACCTGGCCTATGTCAAAGAGCGTAGAACCGAAGAAGAGGCAGCCGAGTTGCTTGACTCTGCGGTTTCGGCAGTCCGCGAACGCCGGCAGAGACTGGCTGAAGAAGAACTCAACAAGTAA
- the secG gene encoding preprotein translocase subunit SecG yields the protein MLALQIALQVLLAITSLLLTLMILLHKGRGGGLSDMFGGGVTSSMNSSGVAERNLNRITIILGIVWVVVIITLGLFTRFNLVA from the coding sequence ATGCTCGCGCTTCAGATTGCACTTCAGGTGCTTCTAGCAATTACCAGCCTTTTGCTGACCCTAATGATTTTGCTTCACAAGGGTCGCGGTGGCGGTCTGTCTGACATGTTTGGTGGCGGTGTCACCAGCAGCATGAACTCATCAGGCGTTGCCGAGCGTAACCTGAACCGAATCACCATCATTTTGGGCATCGTCTGGGTCGTTGTAATCATCACCCTAGGTCTGTTCACCCGATTCAACCTAGTGGCCTAA
- the tpiA gene encoding triose-phosphate isomerase, translated as MANRVPLIAGNWKMNLDHQQAIALVQKLSWTLSDAGHDFKSAEVVVFPPFTDIRSVQTLIDAEKMELGLGAQDLSKHDSGAYTGEISGAFLGKLDVKYVLIGHSERRQYHAENDEVVQAKTAAAFRHGIIPVICVGETLEELESEGQSAVPVRQTLAALAGHEKLGEFVIAYEPVWAIGTGKVATAEEAAAVCGKIREALAAEFGTELAQATRILYGGSVKAANVAGFLRSTEVDGVLVGGASLDAEEFSGIARFQKHIAL; from the coding sequence ATGGCAAACCGTGTTCCGCTAATTGCAGGTAACTGGAAAATGAACCTCGACCACCAGCAGGCAATCGCCCTGGTGCAGAAGCTCTCATGGACCTTGAGTGATGCCGGTCACGACTTTAAGTCGGCTGAGGTTGTGGTGTTTCCTCCTTTTACTGACATTCGCAGTGTCCAGACCCTGATTGATGCAGAGAAAATGGAACTTGGCCTTGGAGCCCAGGACCTCTCAAAGCACGATTCAGGTGCCTACACAGGTGAAATCTCGGGTGCATTCCTAGGCAAGTTGGACGTAAAGTACGTACTTATCGGTCACAGTGAGCGTCGCCAGTACCACGCAGAAAACGATGAGGTCGTTCAGGCCAAGACCGCGGCGGCCTTCCGCCACGGCATCATCCCGGTTATCTGCGTCGGCGAGACACTAGAAGAACTTGAGTCTGAGGGCCAGAGCGCAGTACCTGTTCGTCAGACTTTGGCAGCCCTTGCCGGTCACGAAAAACTTGGCGAGTTTGTAATTGCCTACGAGCCAGTCTGGGCAATCGGAACCGGAAAGGTTGCAACCGCCGAGGAAGCTGCTGCTGTCTGCGGCAAAATCCGCGAAGCGCTTGCCGCTGAGTTTGGTACCGAACTTGCACAGGCCACCCGAATTCTTTACGGCGGATCAGTCAAGGCAGCAAACGTTGCCGGCTTCCTGCGCAGTACCGAAGTTGATGGAGTTCTTGTCGGTGGCGCGAGCTTGGATGCAGAAGAGTTCAGCGGCATTGCTCGATTCCAGAAGCACATCGCTCTATAA
- a CDS encoding phosphoglycerate kinase produces the protein MRKLSDLPNLDGKRVVIRCDLNVPLDGTRITDDGRIVASVPTIKYLVDQGAKVVVISHLGRPEGAPDAKYSLEPAARRLGELLGQPVFFASDTVGSEAKGAVKALARGGVVVLENLRFNAAETSKDASEREAFAAKLAEFGDFFISDGFGVVHRKQASVFELAKALPSACGLLIEKELDVLTRLTSTPERPYAVVLGGSKVSDKLGVIDHLLPTVNKLLVGGGMVFTFLAAQGYKVGSSLLEVDQIETCKEYLSRAEALGVEVILPTDIVVASKFGADAEVAVTAASEIESSPFGSTGLGLDIGPESAARFAAEVAAAKTVFWNGPMGVFEIDKFAGGTRAVAKALTEVDGLSVVGGGDSAAAVRILGFEDNQFGHISTGGGASLEFLEGKNLPGLDVLN, from the coding sequence ATGCGTAAACTCTCCGACCTGCCAAATCTTGATGGAAAGCGGGTAGTAATCCGCTGCGACCTCAACGTTCCACTAGATGGAACCAGAATTACCGACGATGGTCGCATCGTTGCCTCTGTTCCAACCATCAAGTACCTGGTCGACCAGGGCGCCAAGGTTGTGGTTATCTCACACCTTGGCCGCCCAGAGGGTGCGCCGGATGCCAAGTACTCACTCGAACCTGCTGCAAGGCGTTTGGGTGAGCTACTTGGACAGCCAGTTTTCTTTGCATCAGACACAGTCGGCAGCGAAGCCAAGGGTGCCGTCAAGGCATTGGCTCGTGGGGGAGTAGTAGTACTTGAGAACCTACGCTTCAATGCAGCCGAGACCAGCAAGGATGCTTCAGAGCGTGAAGCTTTTGCAGCAAAACTTGCCGAGTTTGGTGACTTCTTTATTAGCGATGGTTTCGGTGTAGTCCACCGCAAGCAAGCATCGGTGTTTGAACTAGCCAAGGCCCTTCCAAGCGCGTGTGGCCTGCTAATTGAGAAAGAACTAGACGTTCTAACCCGCCTGACCAGCACCCCAGAGCGCCCATACGCGGTGGTTCTCGGCGGCTCTAAGGTTTCAGACAAGCTTGGTGTCATCGATCACCTGCTTCCAACCGTAAACAAGCTTTTGGTTGGTGGCGGCATGGTGTTCACCTTCCTTGCTGCTCAGGGCTACAAGGTTGGCTCGAGCCTGCTTGAAGTCGATCAAATCGAAACCTGTAAAGAGTACCTATCCCGTGCCGAAGCTCTTGGTGTAGAGGTCATTCTGCCAACCGACATCGTAGTTGCATCAAAATTCGGCGCTGACGCCGAAGTGGCTGTAACGGCTGCGAGCGAAATTGAGTCTTCTCCGTTTGGCTCAACCGGCCTGGGTCTCGACATCGGTCCAGAATCAGCTGCACGTTTCGCAGCTGAGGTTGCTGCCGCCAAGACTGTATTTTGGAATGGCCCAATGGGCGTATTCGAAATTGACAAATTTGCCGGCGGAACTCGCGCCGTTGCTAAAGCCCTTACCGAAGTTGACGGACTAAGCGTTGTCGGAGGCGGCGATTCAGCAGCAGCCGTTCGAATTCTTGGATTTGAAGACAACCAGTTTGGTCACATCTCAACCGGTGGCGGTGCCAGCCTAGAGTTCCTCGAGGGCAAAAACCTACCTGGCCTAGACGTCCTCAACTAA
- the gap gene encoding type I glyceraldehyde-3-phosphate dehydrogenase: MAIRVGINGFGRIGRNYLRAALAKGTELEIVAVNDLSDPKSLAHLLKYDSVTGRLPQDVSVDGQNIIVGGQVIKVLAERNPADLGWGDLGVDIVIESTGRFTDAEAAKAHIAAGAKKVLISAPATGEDATFVLGVNDHLYDPEKHHIISNASCTTNCLAPFAKVFNDKFGIENGLMTTVHAYTADQNLQDGPHGDLRRARAAAINIVPSSTGAAKAIGLVLPELKGKLDGYALRVPVPTGSITDLTLVSKTDVTVEEIKAAYKAASESGPMVGILKYTEDEIVSSDIVTDAHSSIVDAGLIKVIGRTVKISSWYDNEWGYSNRLVELTELVASKL, encoded by the coding sequence GTGGCTATTCGTGTTGGAATCAACGGCTTCGGTCGTATTGGTCGTAACTACCTTCGTGCAGCATTGGCAAAGGGCACCGAGCTGGAAATCGTCGCAGTAAACGACCTAAGTGACCCAAAGTCACTAGCTCACCTGCTTAAGTACGACTCAGTAACCGGTCGTCTACCTCAGGACGTTTCAGTTGACGGCCAGAACATCATCGTTGGCGGTCAGGTCATCAAGGTGCTTGCTGAGCGCAACCCTGCAGACCTAGGCTGGGGAGACCTTGGCGTTGACATCGTTATCGAGTCAACCGGTCGTTTCACCGATGCGGAAGCAGCAAAGGCTCACATCGCAGCTGGCGCCAAGAAGGTTCTAATCTCTGCACCTGCAACCGGCGAGGACGCAACCTTCGTTCTAGGTGTAAACGATCACCTATACGACCCAGAGAAGCACCACATCATCTCAAACGCTTCTTGCACCACCAACTGCTTGGCTCCGTTCGCAAAGGTATTCAACGACAAGTTCGGTATTGAGAACGGTCTGATGACCACTGTTCACGCTTACACCGCTGACCAGAACCTTCAGGACGGCCCTCACGGCGACCTTCGTCGTGCACGCGCAGCTGCAATCAACATCGTTCCTTCATCAACCGGTGCTGCTAAAGCAATTGGCCTAGTTCTTCCTGAACTAAAGGGCAAGCTAGATGGATACGCACTTCGCGTTCCAGTTCCAACCGGTTCGATCACCGACCTAACCTTGGTTTCAAAGACCGATGTAACCGTCGAGGAAATCAAGGCAGCCTACAAGGCAGCTTCAGAGTCTGGCCCAATGGTTGGAATCTTGAAGTACACCGAGGACGAGATCGTTTCAAGCGACATCGTTACCGATGCACACTCATCAATCGTTGACGCAGGCCTAATCAAGGTCATCGGCCGTACCGTAAAGATCAGCTCTTGGTACGACAACGAGTGGGGTTACTCAAACCGCTTGGTAGAACTTACCGAGCTAGTTGCCAGCAAGCTCTAA
- a CDS encoding superoxide dismutase, with protein MTKYVLPELSYDYSALEPSISARIMELHHSKHHAAYVAGANATLDLLEEARAKNDFTWVNKLQKDLAFHLGGHINHSIFWKNLTAANTDRPEGELAAAIDEFFGSFEAFQAHFNASAMGIQGSGWSFLAWDLVGQRLIIEQLYDQQGNVIPTTVPLLMLDMWEHAFYLDYQNVKGDYVKAFWNIINWSDIQARFEAARTKTDGLLLF; from the coding sequence ATGACCAAGTACGTTTTGCCAGAACTTAGCTACGACTATTCAGCACTTGAACCAAGCATTTCGGCTCGGATTATGGAGTTGCACCACTCGAAGCACCACGCTGCTTATGTAGCCGGCGCCAACGCGACTCTTGACCTTCTTGAAGAAGCTCGCGCTAAGAACGACTTCACCTGGGTAAACAAGCTTCAGAAGGACCTGGCTTTCCACCTTGGTGGTCACATCAACCACTCAATCTTCTGGAAGAACCTAACCGCAGCAAACACAGATCGCCCAGAGGGTGAGTTGGCTGCAGCAATCGACGAGTTTTTCGGCTCCTTTGAGGCGTTCCAGGCACACTTCAACGCGTCAGCTATGGGAATTCAGGGCTCAGGATGGTCATTCCTAGCCTGGGACCTAGTCGGTCAGCGCCTAATTATTGAGCAGCTATACGACCAGCAGGGCAACGTCATCCCGACCACCGTCCCGCTGCTAATGCTTGACATGTGGGAGCACGCTTTCTACCTCGACTATCAGAACGTCAAGGGCGACTATGTAAAGGCTTTCTGGAACATCATCAACTGGTCTGATATTCAGGCACGTTTCGAAGCCGCACGCACGAAAACAGACGGTCTACTGCTATTCTGA
- the whiA gene encoding DNA-binding protein WhiA, with product MALTADLKDELARLEIGKNSVRVAELSTILRFSGGLHLISGRVAVEVELDTAQIARRVRKDLTDLFGIDSEMAVISPSGIRRSSRYQIRVLHQGDVLARQTGLLDQRGRPVRGLPANLVSGSIQEAQAVWRGAFLAHGSLTDPGRSAALEITAPGNEAAMALVGVARRLGVTAKAREVRGVYRVTVREGEAIATMLTQMGAHTQVLRWEEMRLRREVRATANRLANFDDANLRRSAQAAVAAGARVERALEILGEDIPEHLRYAGQLRLKHKQASLDELGHLADPAMTKDAIAGRIRRLLAMADKRAEDLGIPATDAFLPEELDE from the coding sequence ATGGCACTTACGGCTGACCTCAAGGATGAGCTCGCGCGACTCGAAATCGGAAAAAATTCGGTGCGGGTGGCAGAGCTGTCCACAATTCTGAGATTTTCAGGCGGCCTTCACCTAATCTCTGGGCGGGTTGCGGTTGAAGTCGAGCTCGACACTGCCCAAATTGCTCGCCGCGTTCGCAAAGACCTAACTGACCTTTTCGGCATCGACAGCGAGATGGCAGTGATTTCCCCTTCAGGGATTCGTCGAAGCAGTCGCTACCAAATCCGAGTTTTGCACCAGGGTGATGTTTTGGCTCGTCAAACCGGCCTTCTAGACCAGCGGGGGCGCCCAGTGCGAGGGTTGCCTGCCAATTTGGTTTCAGGTTCAATCCAAGAAGCGCAGGCGGTTTGGCGTGGCGCATTTTTGGCACACGGTTCACTAACCGACCCAGGCCGCTCGGCCGCACTAGAAATTACCGCCCCAGGCAATGAGGCTGCAATGGCTCTGGTTGGCGTTGCCCGCAGATTGGGTGTCACGGCAAAGGCCCGCGAGGTACGCGGTGTTTACCGAGTCACCGTCCGTGAGGGTGAGGCCATTGCCACCATGCTTACCCAGATGGGTGCACACACGCAGGTACTGCGCTGGGAAGAAATGCGCCTCCGGAGAGAGGTGCGGGCAACTGCCAATCGACTCGCAAACTTCGACGACGCAAACCTTCGCCGCTCCGCACAGGCCGCCGTTGCAGCCGGAGCCCGCGTGGAACGAGCCCTTGAGATTCTCGGCGAAGACATTCCCGAGCACCTTCGTTACGCTGGCCAGTTGAGACTCAAGCACAAGCAGGCCAGCCTTGATGAGCTGGGCCACCTGGCTGACCCGGCTATGACCAAAGACGCTATTGCGGGTCGAATTCGCCGTCTGCTGGCGATGGCCGACAAGCGTGCTGAAGACCTTGGCATCCCAGCGACCGACGCCTTTTTACCTGAGGAACTCGACGAGTAA
- the rapZ gene encoding RNase adapter RapZ, with product MNSDKRRELLIVTGMSGAGRSTVGKALEDLGWYVVDNLPPQMLNPIADLFTLTKTPLPRLAVVIDVRGGEFFSELQTHLNSLRSRSLNLRVLFLEATDSALVKRFESVRRPHPLQGSGTILDGIAEERVRLLSLRESADVVIDTSDLNIHQLSNKIAEGFTLEQSSKLQINVMSFGFKYGLPSDADLVADARFLPNPFWQESLRPFTGEDTAVSDFVLSQTGAQEFVTNYVAALKPVLRGYLNENKRYATIAIGCTGGKHRSVAMSRAIADELNKIPDVSVTVKHRDLGKE from the coding sequence TTGAACTCAGATAAAAGGCGTGAACTACTAATCGTCACCGGTATGTCTGGTGCGGGTCGTTCCACAGTGGGCAAGGCCCTCGAGGACCTTGGCTGGTACGTGGTCGACAATTTGCCTCCACAGATGTTGAATCCGATTGCTGACCTTTTTACCCTGACCAAAACTCCGTTGCCACGCTTGGCTGTGGTTATCGATGTTCGCGGCGGCGAGTTTTTCTCAGAACTTCAAACTCACCTGAACTCACTTCGCAGCAGAAGCCTTAACCTGCGGGTGCTCTTTCTAGAGGCAACCGATTCAGCCTTGGTCAAGAGGTTCGAATCGGTGCGGCGTCCACACCCGCTCCAGGGGAGCGGAACCATCCTGGATGGCATCGCAGAGGAACGCGTCAGACTATTGAGCCTTCGGGAATCGGCCGATGTGGTCATCGATACCAGCGACCTCAACATTCATCAGCTTTCAAACAAGATTGCCGAGGGATTCACCCTTGAGCAGTCCTCAAAACTTCAAATCAACGTGATGTCTTTTGGTTTCAAATACGGCTTACCTTCTGACGCCGATCTGGTTGCCGACGCAAGGTTCCTGCCGAATCCGTTTTGGCAAGAATCATTGAGACCATTTACCGGAGAAGACACAGCGGTAAGCGACTTTGTGTTGAGCCAGACTGGTGCCCAAGAATTTGTGACCAACTACGTGGCTGCGCTCAAACCGGTTCTACGCGGCTACCTCAACGAGAACAAGCGTTACGCAACCATCGCGATTGGTTGCACCGGTGGCAAGCACCGATCGGTGGCAATGTCGCGGGCAATAGCTGATGAATTGAATAAAATCCCAGATGTTTCAGTGACGGTCAAGCACCGCGACCTAGGCAAGGAATAA
- the uvrC gene encoding excinuclease ABC subunit UvrC, with protein MANELSFRPKTSEIPTNPGVYRWLDASGRVLYVGKAKNLRARLSNYFGPLDSLHERTRRMVTSAADVQWTIVKTEYEALQLEFTWIKEYDPPFNVRFKDDKTYPYLGVSIGEEVPRAFITRTRDLKGVKYFGPYTQAWAVRETLDTLLKVYPVRSCTKGVYQRAKASNRACLLGDIGKCAAPCVDRVTKSEHRAIAKEFIDFMSGGDTQHVETLRKRMFEASENQQYELAGRLRDNIGALERVLEKSTVVFSDQTDADLFGIADDELAAAVSQFIVRGGRIRGVRGWVVDKELERTLPELVEYVLQNVYTGSIDAEPVDIPREILVPVLPDDAKDLTRWLSAKRGTKTELRVAQRGDKAALATTAETNAKHSLMLYKTRRSADFTARADALAGIQKALQLADAPLRIECFDVSHLGGTGVVASMVVFEDGLPKKDHYRRFSIENTTDDTESIYQVVSRRLKYLREPQANAAEETKFSYFPSLLIVDGGLPQVNAAQRAINDSGVPGLTVVGLAKRLEEIWRPGEEYPVILPRATDELFLLQRIRDEAHRFAITYQRQKRKSSIATELSEIPGLGEKRVSALLKHFGSAKRLKLASADEISSVAGIGPVLAQEIVNRLEI; from the coding sequence ATGGCCAATGAGCTCTCGTTTCGGCCAAAAACTAGCGAGATACCAACTAATCCCGGGGTTTACCGTTGGCTTGATGCCAGCGGCCGTGTGCTTTACGTGGGTAAGGCAAAAAACCTAAGGGCCAGACTAAGCAACTACTTTGGCCCGTTAGATAGCCTTCACGAACGAACCCGAAGAATGGTGACTTCGGCCGCTGATGTGCAGTGGACTATTGTCAAAACCGAGTACGAGGCGCTTCAGCTTGAGTTCACCTGGATCAAGGAATATGACCCACCTTTCAACGTTCGCTTCAAAGATGACAAAACCTACCCGTACCTTGGCGTATCCATTGGAGAAGAGGTTCCTCGGGCCTTCATTACTCGCACGCGCGACCTGAAGGGAGTCAAGTACTTCGGCCCCTACACACAGGCCTGGGCTGTTCGGGAGACCCTGGATACCCTGCTGAAGGTCTATCCGGTTCGATCCTGCACCAAAGGCGTTTACCAGCGTGCCAAGGCTTCCAATCGGGCCTGCCTCTTAGGAGACATTGGCAAATGCGCGGCCCCCTGCGTAGACCGAGTAACTAAGAGCGAGCACCGGGCAATAGCCAAAGAATTTATTGACTTCATGTCGGGCGGAGACACTCAGCACGTTGAGACGCTTCGCAAGCGGATGTTTGAGGCGAGCGAGAACCAACAGTATGAGCTCGCCGGTCGGCTGCGCGACAACATCGGTGCTCTCGAGCGGGTGCTAGAGAAAAGTACTGTCGTGTTTAGCGATCAAACGGACGCCGACTTATTTGGAATCGCTGATGACGAGCTGGCCGCTGCAGTTTCGCAATTCATAGTTCGAGGCGGCCGAATTCGTGGTGTGCGCGGATGGGTGGTCGACAAAGAACTCGAACGAACCCTTCCAGAACTTGTCGAGTACGTCCTTCAAAATGTGTACACCGGCTCCATCGATGCAGAACCGGTCGATATTCCACGCGAGATATTGGTTCCCGTGTTACCTGATGATGCCAAGGATCTAACCCGATGGCTCTCGGCTAAGCGCGGAACTAAAACTGAACTAAGGGTTGCCCAACGTGGCGATAAAGCCGCCTTGGCAACAACCGCTGAGACCAATGCCAAGCACTCGCTCATGCTCTACAAAACTCGAAGGTCTGCGGACTTCACCGCGCGGGCAGATGCGCTGGCGGGCATTCAAAAGGCACTACAACTTGCGGATGCGCCACTGCGAATTGAGTGTTTTGACGTTTCACACCTAGGTGGCACCGGCGTGGTTGCATCGATGGTCGTTTTCGAAGATGGCCTGCCGAAGAAGGACCACTACCGACGCTTCTCGATTGAGAACACCACCGATGACACTGAGTCCATTTATCAAGTGGTCTCCAGGCGACTGAAATATCTTCGCGAACCTCAGGCCAATGCAGCGGAAGAAACAAAATTTAGTTACTTTCCGTCATTACTCATAGTTGATGGAGGGCTTCCGCAGGTTAATGCAGCGCAGCGGGCTATCAACGATTCAGGTGTTCCAGGGCTGACCGTAGTTGGCCTCGCAAAACGTCTTGAAGAGATTTGGCGGCCGGGGGAGGAGTACCCAGTTATTCTCCCGCGTGCGACCGACGAACTGTTTCTACTTCAGCGAATTCGAGATGAGGCGCACCGTTTTGCCATCACCTATCAGAGGCAAAAACGTAAAAGCAGTATCGCGACCGAACTGTCCGAGATTCCTGGCCTCGGTGAGAAACGCGTCTCGGCCTTACTGAAGCACTTCGGGTCAGCAAAAAGGCTCAAGCTGGCCAGCGCAGACGAAATATCTTCGGTAGCTGGCATCGGCCCCGTGTTGGCTCAAGAGATAGTTAATCGCCTAGAAATCTAA